In Oleiharenicola lentus, the following are encoded in one genomic region:
- a CDS encoding DUF6941 family protein produces the protein MQSKPSLLAWITCDGVHIDPASGKHTILGVFSNIKARSFPVVHPYMVWFLTLTDVQPGKHRVKMSMGLDPTNPVELLHREFESQSPLHRINLINELRNLRFEQPGDYSILIEVDDEPILATNLTVM, from the coding sequence GTGCAGTCCAAACCCTCCCTCCTGGCCTGGATCACCTGCGATGGCGTCCATATCGACCCCGCTTCGGGCAAACACACCATCTTGGGCGTGTTTTCCAACATCAAGGCCCGCTCTTTTCCGGTCGTTCATCCCTACATGGTCTGGTTCCTGACCCTGACCGACGTTCAACCCGGCAAGCACCGCGTCAAGATGTCCATGGGCCTCGACCCGACCAACCCGGTCGAGCTCCTGCACCGCGAATTCGAGTCCCAGAGTCCGTTGCACCGCATCAACCTGATCAACGAGCTCCGTAATCTCCGCTTCGAGCAGCCCGGCGACTACTCCATCCTCATCGAGGTGGACGACGAGCCCATCCTGGCCACGAATTTGACGGTGATGTGA
- the kdsA gene encoding 3-deoxy-8-phosphooctulonate synthase — MLFDPKKLLLIAGPCSLENETVCRSVAVVLAKLAKKHKELNIVFKGSFDKANRTSLGGRGTGLKEGLRLLALIKKDYGFPVLTDIHERQQCAPVAKVCDVLQIPAFLCRQTDLLLAAAKTGAVVNVKKGQFLSPQEMAFVTGKLKQGKAAEIWQTERGTTFGYQNLVVDMRSFAMMKAHGHPTVFDATHSVQLPGAGGGKSSGKREFVPPLAKAALGAGADGLFIETHPDPDNAISDGPNMVPLDQLPALIATCVAVWKAVRS; from the coding sequence ATGCTCTTCGACCCCAAGAAACTCCTCCTCATCGCCGGGCCCTGTTCGCTCGAGAATGAGACCGTTTGCCGCAGTGTGGCGGTGGTGCTGGCGAAGCTCGCGAAGAAGCACAAGGAGCTGAACATCGTCTTCAAGGGCTCGTTCGACAAAGCCAACCGCACGTCCCTCGGCGGACGGGGCACGGGTCTGAAGGAAGGCCTGCGGTTGCTCGCGCTCATCAAGAAGGATTACGGCTTTCCCGTGCTGACCGACATCCACGAGCGCCAGCAGTGTGCGCCGGTCGCCAAGGTGTGTGACGTTCTGCAGATCCCGGCGTTTCTGTGCCGCCAGACCGACCTGCTGCTCGCCGCCGCCAAGACCGGCGCGGTCGTCAACGTGAAGAAGGGCCAGTTCCTCTCGCCGCAGGAAATGGCCTTTGTCACCGGCAAGTTGAAACAGGGCAAGGCCGCCGAGATCTGGCAGACGGAGCGCGGCACGACTTTCGGCTACCAGAACCTCGTCGTGGACATGCGCAGCTTCGCGATGATGAAGGCGCACGGTCATCCCACGGTTTTCGACGCCACGCACAGCGTGCAGCTGCCCGGCGCGGGCGGCGGCAAGAGCAGCGGCAAGCGCGAGTTCGTGCCCCCTCTGGCCAAGGCCGCGCTCGGCGCCGGCGCCGACGGGCTCTTCATCGAGACGCATCCCGATCCGGACAACGCGATCTCCGACGGCCCCAACATGGTGCCGCTCGACCAGCTCCCCGCGCTCATCGCCACCTGCGTGGCGGTGTGGAAAGCGGTGCGGAGTTGA
- a CDS encoding class I SAM-dependent methyltransferase translates to MKLIDRWLQSWREHKVRAWLRPGARVLDIGCHQGEFLERLGGSIRESVGLDPLAQPRETDSFVLKAVPFAEPLDFPAGRFNAITLLATLEHIRDKAPLAREARRLLSPGGRLIMTVPSPRVDDIVHTLVRLGLADGMSLEEHHGFKPADTGPIFTAAGLELEHHSSFQLGLNHLFVFRRSDNEGPSSK, encoded by the coding sequence ATGAAACTCATTGATCGGTGGCTACAATCCTGGCGTGAACACAAGGTCCGCGCCTGGCTGCGGCCCGGAGCCCGCGTGCTCGACATCGGCTGCCACCAGGGCGAGTTCCTCGAAAGACTCGGCGGCTCCATCCGCGAAAGTGTCGGCCTCGATCCGCTCGCTCAGCCGCGGGAAACGGACTCGTTCGTGCTCAAGGCCGTGCCGTTTGCCGAGCCGCTCGACTTTCCCGCCGGCCGCTTCAACGCGATCACCCTGCTGGCGACGCTGGAACACATCCGCGACAAGGCCCCGCTGGCGCGCGAGGCCCGGCGTCTGCTCTCGCCCGGCGGACGCCTCATCATGACCGTGCCCTCGCCGCGCGTGGACGATATCGTGCACACCCTCGTGCGCCTCGGCCTGGCCGACGGCATGAGCCTGGAGGAGCACCACGGCTTCAAACCCGCGGACACCGGCCCGATCTTCACCGCCGCCGGTCTCGAATTGGAGCACCATTCCAGCTTCCAACTCGGCCTGAATCACCTGTTCGTTTTCCGGCGATCGGATAACGAAGGACCAAGTAGCAAGTAG
- the cysK gene encoding cysteine synthase A encodes MARIYNDITETIGNTPLVRLNRTAAAHGAQAEVLLKLEFFNPLSSVKDRIGFSMIDDALKSGKITQDTVLIEPTSGNTGIALAFVAAAKGLKLILTMPETMSTERRKLLKILGARLVLTEGPKGMKGAIAKAEELQAKIKGSVILQQFANPANPAIHRKTTAEEIWKDTDGKVDIVVAGVGTGGTVTGVGEVLKQKKAGVKVVVVEPDASPVLSGGAPGPHKLQGIGAGFVPAVLNTKVYDEVIRVKEADSGPVSKQVNQLDGIPIGISSGAIVWSALQLAKRPENKGKQIVAIIPSSSERYLSTWLFADVNVESDSIDDLLASNA; translated from the coding sequence ATGGCCAGGATCTACAACGACATCACCGAAACCATCGGCAACACGCCGCTCGTGCGCCTCAACCGCACCGCCGCCGCCCACGGGGCCCAGGCGGAAGTCCTCCTCAAGCTCGAGTTCTTCAACCCGCTCTCCAGCGTGAAGGACCGCATCGGTTTCTCGATGATCGATGACGCCCTGAAGTCAGGCAAGATCACCCAGGACACCGTCCTGATCGAGCCGACCTCCGGCAACACCGGCATTGCCCTGGCCTTCGTCGCCGCGGCCAAGGGCCTCAAGCTCATCCTCACCATGCCCGAGACCATGAGCACCGAGCGCCGCAAGCTGCTCAAGATCCTCGGCGCGCGTCTCGTTCTCACCGAGGGACCCAAGGGCATGAAGGGCGCCATCGCCAAGGCCGAGGAGTTGCAGGCCAAGATCAAGGGCTCCGTCATTCTCCAGCAGTTCGCCAATCCCGCCAATCCCGCCATCCACCGCAAGACCACCGCCGAGGAGATCTGGAAGGATACCGACGGCAAGGTGGACATCGTGGTCGCCGGTGTCGGCACCGGCGGCACGGTCACCGGCGTCGGTGAGGTGCTGAAGCAGAAGAAAGCCGGCGTGAAGGTCGTCGTGGTCGAGCCCGACGCGTCCCCGGTCCTCTCCGGCGGCGCCCCCGGCCCGCACAAGCTGCAAGGCATCGGCGCCGGCTTCGTGCCCGCCGTGCTCAACACCAAGGTTTACGACGAGGTCATCCGCGTGAAGGAGGCCGATTCCGGTCCGGTGTCGAAGCAGGTCAACCAGCTCGACGGCATTCCGATCGGTATCTCCTCCGGCGCCATCGTCTGGTCCGCGCTCCAGCTGGCCAAGCGCCCCGAGAACAAGGGCAAGCAGATCGTCGCCATCATCCCGTCGAGCAGCGAGCGCTACCTCTCCACCTGGCTCTTCGCCGACGTGAACGTCGAGAGCGACTCGATCGACGACCTCCTGGCGTCGAACGCCTGA
- a CDS encoding pyridoxal phosphate-dependent aminotransferase has protein sequence MPRTSRRTSVFTESLIREMTRVAAQHGAINLSQGFPDFNPPKVVLDAAKAEMDGPNHQYAVTWGATPLRQALARKLTRFTGLECDPDRHLIVTCGATEAMMVAVMTVADVGDKIGLFSPFYENYSADAILSGVTPVFATLNPPDYTFDLAELRKVFASGIKAFILCNPSNPCGKVFTRAELEQIAALAQEFDVFIITDEVYEHIVFGSHTHSYMSALPGMAERTVMCSSLSKTFAITGWRLGYVFADPAFVAQGRKVHDFLTVGAAAPLQHAIVAGLNLPDSYYAGLAAEYAERRAILLGYLDRTGLSYTQPQGAYFVMVDISPFGYANDVEFARWMTKEIGVAGVPGSVFFPTPEHRYIRLNFAKRAETLHAAGERLLKLKRG, from the coding sequence ATGCCGCGCACGTCCCGCCGCACCTCTGTTTTCACCGAGTCGCTCATCCGCGAGATGACGCGCGTGGCCGCCCAGCACGGGGCCATCAATCTCTCGCAAGGCTTCCCCGACTTCAATCCGCCCAAGGTCGTGCTCGACGCGGCCAAGGCCGAGATGGACGGTCCGAACCACCAATACGCCGTCACCTGGGGCGCGACGCCGCTGCGGCAGGCGCTGGCGCGCAAGCTTACGCGCTTCACCGGACTCGAATGCGATCCCGACCGCCACCTCATCGTCACCTGCGGCGCCACCGAGGCGATGATGGTCGCGGTGATGACCGTCGCCGACGTGGGCGACAAGATCGGCCTCTTCTCCCCGTTCTACGAAAACTACAGCGCCGACGCCATCCTCTCGGGCGTGACGCCGGTCTTCGCGACGCTCAACCCGCCCGACTACACCTTCGACCTCGCGGAACTCCGCAAAGTTTTCGCCAGTGGCATCAAGGCCTTCATACTCTGCAACCCGTCGAACCCCTGCGGCAAGGTCTTCACGCGCGCCGAGCTCGAGCAGATCGCCGCCCTCGCGCAGGAATTCGATGTCTTCATCATCACCGACGAGGTTTACGAGCACATCGTCTTCGGTTCGCATACGCACAGCTACATGTCCGCGTTGCCCGGCATGGCCGAGCGCACGGTGATGTGCAGCTCGCTCTCGAAGACCTTCGCCATCACCGGCTGGCGGCTCGGCTACGTGTTCGCCGACCCGGCCTTCGTCGCGCAGGGGCGCAAAGTCCACGATTTCCTCACCGTCGGCGCCGCCGCTCCGCTGCAGCACGCCATCGTCGCCGGCCTGAACCTGCCCGACAGCTACTACGCCGGCCTCGCCGCCGAATACGCCGAGCGACGCGCCATTTTGCTCGGTTACCTCGACCGCACCGGCCTGAGCTACACGCAGCCGCAGGGCGCCTACTTCGTCATGGTGGACATATCTCCCTTCGGCTACGCCAACGACGTAGAGTTCGCCCGCTGGATGACGAAGGAGATCGGCGTCGCGGGAGTGCCCGGCTCGGTGTTCTTCCCCACGCCCGAGCACCGCTACATCCGCCTGAACTTCGCCAAGCGCGCCGAGACACTCCACGCTGCGGGCGAACGCCTGCTGAAGCTGAAGCGTGGGTGA
- a CDS encoding response regulator, with protein MSRSIAPTPIRLILVDDHVVLRAGLANVLSFEPGMQVVAQGDSGEAAVELWRKHRPDVMLLDLCMPGIDGVETLQRLRQEFPTARVLILTSSEAPEEVRHALAAGACGFVTKTIHPAELMAAIRQVHAGGNVIGQAVAAHLAMEQQGGSISRRELETLGFVRQGFTNAEIGRLMGVSENTAKAHVRALLTKLQAADRAEAVARGFERGLLKA; from the coding sequence ATGTCCCGCTCCATCGCGCCCACACCCATCCGCCTGATCCTGGTGGACGACCATGTCGTGTTACGGGCGGGGCTCGCCAACGTGCTGAGCTTTGAGCCCGGCATGCAGGTGGTCGCGCAAGGTGACAGTGGCGAGGCGGCGGTCGAGCTGTGGCGCAAGCACCGGCCGGATGTGATGCTGCTGGATCTGTGCATGCCCGGCATCGACGGCGTCGAGACCCTGCAGCGCCTGCGGCAGGAATTTCCCACGGCGCGGGTGCTGATCCTGACCTCCTCCGAGGCGCCCGAGGAAGTGCGGCACGCCCTTGCCGCGGGCGCGTGCGGCTTTGTGACCAAGACGATCCATCCGGCGGAGCTCATGGCCGCGATCCGGCAGGTGCATGCGGGCGGGAACGTGATCGGCCAGGCGGTCGCCGCCCATCTGGCGATGGAGCAGCAAGGGGGCAGCATTTCGAGGCGCGAACTGGAGACGCTCGGCTTCGTGCGGCAGGGCTTCACCAACGCCGAGATCGGCCGGCTGATGGGAGTGTCGGAGAACACCGCCAAGGCCCACGTGCGCGCGTTGCTCACCAAGCTGCAGGCGGCGGATCGAGCCGAGGCGGTGGCGCGCGGCTTCGAGCGCGGGCTGCTCAAGGCCTGA
- a CDS encoding adenosine kinase — protein MSSFELLGIGNPIMDFIARVDDAFLRANVPGDIGGMVLVDDSDIERLLGRLGGAAAQAPGGSAANAVLGATKLGLRTTFVGMTGTDKTGEDYRTNFTAAGGDGTRFKRTNLPHGRCLSMVTADGQRTMRTHLGAAMTLSPDQISVDDFRGAMHAHIEGYLLFNPALAEKVAATARAAGCTISLELSSFEVVNVARDWILAQLKQGVDVVFANEDEAKALFQKDAGYDDYARHIAAFGGIAAVKIGKDGAWVAKGAELHRIAPVKVNHVADTTGAGDAWAGGFLYAWLRGKSLASAGALGSALGAECVQHLGASIPEAHWPRLQALAASLK, from the coding sequence ATGTCCTCCTTCGAACTTCTCGGCATCGGCAACCCCATCATGGATTTCATCGCCCGCGTGGACGATGCTTTCCTCCGCGCGAACGTGCCCGGCGACATCGGCGGCATGGTGCTGGTGGACGACAGTGACATTGAGCGGTTGCTCGGTCGCCTCGGCGGCGCCGCAGCCCAGGCGCCCGGCGGCTCGGCCGCCAACGCGGTGCTTGGCGCCACGAAGCTCGGCCTGCGCACGACCTTCGTGGGGATGACCGGCACGGACAAGACCGGCGAGGACTACCGCACGAACTTCACCGCCGCCGGCGGCGACGGCACGCGCTTCAAACGCACCAACCTGCCCCACGGACGCTGCCTCTCCATGGTCACGGCCGACGGCCAGCGCACCATGCGCACCCACCTCGGCGCCGCCATGACGCTCAGCCCCGACCAGATCAGCGTGGACGATTTCCGCGGCGCCATGCACGCGCACATTGAGGGCTACCTGCTCTTCAATCCCGCCCTCGCCGAAAAAGTCGCCGCCACCGCCCGCGCCGCCGGCTGTACCATCAGCCTCGAACTTTCCTCCTTCGAGGTCGTCAACGTCGCCCGCGACTGGATTCTCGCCCAACTCAAGCAGGGCGTGGATGTGGTCTTCGCCAACGAGGACGAGGCCAAGGCGCTGTTCCAAAAGGATGCCGGCTACGACGACTACGCCCGCCACATCGCGGCCTTCGGTGGTATCGCCGCCGTGAAGATCGGCAAGGACGGCGCCTGGGTGGCCAAGGGCGCCGAGCTGCACCGCATCGCGCCCGTCAAGGTCAACCACGTCGCCGACACCACCGGCGCGGGCGACGCCTGGGCCGGCGGCTTCCTTTATGCCTGGCTGCGGGGCAAGTCCCTCGCCTCCGCCGGCGCCCTCGGCTCCGCCCTCGGCGCGGAGTGCGTGCAACACCTCGGCGCCAGCATCCCCGAAGCCCACTGGCCCCGCCTGCAGGCCTTGGCCGCATCGCTGAAGTAA
- a CDS encoding sensor histidine kinase, which produces MIIPTSLNAPPVKNFRPFLLFATSLVIAAATEIPVPTTGPITRIGEVRALSREEAAKGHPVHVHGVVTWRGFRDQMTVQDATGGSWILVGDARQRRLWVADEALLKSIRVGHVLEIEGLTDPGAYAPGILPRKMQILGEQALPPARPIDPARFFSGAEAGLRVEARGVVQGYQQAENGWTLHLDGNPGRFTVEFPAAALPDPESLVDAEVRVTGVAVTRVNTRGEITMPRIYSSQATELVVERAATEPFTAPLMPLDRLLPFRVEPTGPHRLRVIGTVTYALPGRFLYLQEGKGAVRVETHSPEEFRIGDRVEAAGFVDMARAIGTLTGARLRKLSGGTAPAAVAITPEAIIDLNNAALDAGHMSEPHDFDGHLVRFRANLTAMQAAADARQPWRRLLLQRGGAIFSAILLAGPAQELDVLLPGSELEVTGIVQLEYSAVDEPRVSLRPNRLDVILRSAADVRVLQAPSWWTAQRLLAAMAAVAVAFGAALVWAAQLRRQVRRKTEQLAVEMQARRNAAIEFHATLRERNRLAANLHDTLLQTLGGIGFQIGAGEAEAALPDRAGKPITHLAVARRILEHAVQELRSSVWALRSPPMQGKSFPEALQSVVEREGAGHAARIEVRTEGDFTHLSDFVAGNLVFAAQEALRNALKHAAPRVITLEAKTTERPDWITVVISDDGTGFTPGQEVGANQGHFGLVGMRERIERLEGTLRVDSAPGRGTTIRLEVPVRSYDETVA; this is translated from the coding sequence TTGATCATCCCCACCTCGCTCAACGCCCCGCCGGTGAAAAATTTCCGCCCTTTCCTGCTGTTCGCGACCAGTCTGGTGATCGCGGCCGCGACCGAGATTCCGGTGCCGACCACGGGGCCCATCACGCGCATCGGTGAAGTCCGGGCGCTGTCGCGCGAGGAGGCCGCCAAGGGTCACCCGGTCCATGTGCACGGGGTGGTGACGTGGCGTGGCTTCCGCGACCAGATGACGGTGCAGGATGCGACCGGAGGCAGTTGGATCCTGGTGGGTGATGCGCGCCAGCGCCGGCTGTGGGTGGCGGACGAGGCCTTGCTCAAATCGATCCGGGTCGGCCACGTGTTGGAAATTGAGGGCCTCACCGATCCCGGGGCCTATGCGCCGGGCATCCTGCCGCGGAAGATGCAGATCCTCGGCGAGCAGGCCCTGCCGCCGGCCCGTCCGATTGATCCCGCCCGCTTTTTCAGCGGAGCCGAGGCCGGACTGCGGGTGGAGGCGCGGGGCGTGGTGCAAGGTTATCAGCAGGCCGAAAACGGGTGGACGCTCCACCTCGACGGCAATCCCGGCCGCTTTACCGTCGAATTCCCGGCGGCGGCGCTGCCAGATCCGGAATCGCTGGTTGACGCAGAGGTGCGGGTGACCGGCGTGGCCGTGACCCGTGTTAACACCCGGGGCGAGATCACCATGCCGCGCATCTACAGCAGCCAGGCCACGGAACTTGTCGTCGAGCGGGCGGCCACGGAACCATTCACCGCTCCGCTCATGCCGCTCGACCGGTTGCTGCCGTTCCGGGTCGAGCCCACCGGTCCGCACCGGCTGCGCGTGATCGGCACCGTGACCTACGCCCTGCCGGGAAGATTTCTCTATCTGCAGGAGGGCAAAGGCGCGGTTCGCGTGGAAACCCACTCACCGGAGGAATTTCGGATTGGCGACCGGGTGGAGGCCGCGGGCTTCGTGGACATGGCGCGTGCGATCGGCACGTTGACGGGCGCCCGGTTGCGCAAGCTTAGTGGCGGCACCGCGCCGGCCGCGGTGGCGATCACCCCGGAGGCCATCATCGACCTGAACAACGCCGCGCTCGATGCGGGGCATATGTCGGAGCCCCACGATTTTGACGGCCATCTCGTGCGCTTTCGCGCCAACCTGACGGCCATGCAGGCGGCCGCGGATGCGCGGCAGCCGTGGCGCCGGCTGCTGTTGCAACGCGGGGGCGCAATTTTCAGCGCGATTCTGCTGGCCGGTCCCGCACAGGAACTGGATGTCCTGCTGCCGGGCAGCGAACTGGAGGTGACCGGGATTGTGCAGCTCGAATATTCGGCGGTGGACGAGCCCCGGGTGTCGCTGCGGCCGAACCGGCTCGACGTGATCCTCCGCAGCGCCGCCGACGTGCGGGTGCTGCAGGCACCGTCCTGGTGGACAGCGCAGCGGCTGCTCGCCGCCATGGCGGCGGTGGCCGTGGCCTTTGGCGCCGCGCTGGTCTGGGCGGCGCAATTGCGCCGGCAGGTGCGCCGCAAGACCGAGCAACTGGCCGTGGAGATGCAGGCGCGCCGGAATGCGGCGATCGAGTTCCATGCCACGTTGCGCGAGCGCAACCGGTTGGCGGCGAACCTGCACGACACGCTGTTGCAGACGCTCGGCGGCATCGGTTTTCAGATCGGGGCCGGCGAGGCCGAGGCGGCCCTGCCGGACCGGGCAGGCAAGCCGATCACCCATCTGGCCGTGGCACGCCGGATCCTCGAGCACGCCGTGCAGGAGCTGCGCAGCTCGGTGTGGGCGCTGCGCAGTCCGCCGATGCAGGGGAAAAGTTTTCCGGAGGCATTGCAGTCCGTGGTGGAGCGCGAGGGCGCCGGCCACGCAGCGCGTATCGAGGTGCGCACCGAGGGGGATTTCACCCATCTTTCCGACTTTGTCGCGGGCAACCTGGTGTTCGCCGCGCAGGAGGCGCTGCGCAACGCCCTCAAGCACGCCGCGCCACGCGTAATCACCCTGGAGGCGAAGACGACGGAACGTCCCGATTGGATCACGGTTGTGATCAGCGATGACGGCACGGGCTTCACCCCCGGGCAAGAGGTGGGGGCGAATCAGGGGCATTTCGGGCTGGTGGGCATGCGCGAGCGCATCGAGCGGCTCGAGGGCACGCTGCGCGTGGACAGCGCTCCCGGCCGCGGCACCACCATCCGGCTCGAGGTGCCCGTTCGTTCCTACGATGAGACCGTTGCCTGA
- a CDS encoding CTP synthase, producing the protein MKYIFVTGGVVSSLGKGLTAGALGALLEMRGLTVRIQKFDPYLNVDPGTMSPFQHGEVYVLDDGAETDLDLGHYERFTSGKLSRANSLSSGQIYEAVIAKERRGDYLGKTVQVIPHVTNEIKERIYKGGKGVDVLITEIGGTTGDIEGLPFLEALRQFALEVGPKDCIFIHVTLVPYVTAAGELKTKPTQQSVAKLREIGIQPHLLVCRCEKPLTLEMREKLSMFCNVPVKAVFAAEDVESSIYELPGMLQKQGMDQHVCDLLGIKNRANPKNIWADIVHRIKSPKHEVKIGVVGKYIELQDAYKSVYESLAHAGIANHCRVNVVRVDAEELETAAGLKQLSKLDGILVPGGFGNRGIEGKIAAAGYARKNKIPYYGLCLGLQVAMIEFARNVLGLKKANSMEIDPQTTEPVVVLMDEQRNVVAKGGTMRLGAYETKLKPGTLARKAYGTESVSERHRHRYEVNNDYIERFEKAGMIISGWNPKRGLVEIGELKDHPWFLGVQCHPEFQSKPNRAHPLFAAFIAAAIKRKKKG; encoded by the coding sequence ATGAAGTATATTTTCGTCACCGGCGGCGTGGTTTCATCCTTGGGCAAAGGGCTCACGGCGGGTGCGCTCGGCGCCCTGCTCGAGATGCGCGGGCTCACCGTGCGCATCCAGAAGTTCGACCCCTACCTGAACGTGGATCCGGGCACGATGAGCCCGTTCCAGCACGGCGAGGTTTACGTCCTCGACGACGGCGCCGAGACCGACCTCGACCTCGGCCACTACGAGCGCTTCACGTCGGGCAAGCTCAGTCGCGCCAACAGTCTTTCTTCCGGCCAGATCTATGAGGCCGTCATCGCCAAGGAGCGCCGCGGTGACTACCTCGGCAAGACCGTGCAGGTGATCCCGCACGTCACGAACGAGATCAAGGAGCGCATCTACAAGGGCGGTAAGGGCGTGGACGTGCTGATCACCGAGATCGGTGGCACCACCGGCGACATCGAGGGCCTGCCGTTCCTCGAAGCGCTGCGCCAGTTCGCCCTGGAGGTCGGACCGAAGGACTGCATTTTCATCCACGTCACGCTCGTGCCCTACGTGACCGCGGCGGGCGAGCTGAAGACCAAGCCCACGCAGCAGAGCGTGGCCAAGCTCCGCGAGATCGGCATCCAGCCGCACCTGCTGGTCTGCCGTTGCGAGAAGCCGCTCACCCTCGAGATGCGCGAGAAGCTCTCGATGTTCTGCAACGTTCCTGTGAAGGCCGTGTTCGCCGCCGAGGACGTCGAGTCTTCGATCTACGAGCTGCCCGGCATGCTCCAGAAACAGGGCATGGACCAGCACGTGTGCGACTTGCTCGGCATCAAGAACCGCGCGAACCCGAAGAACATCTGGGCCGACATCGTCCACCGCATCAAGTCGCCCAAGCACGAGGTGAAGATCGGCGTGGTGGGCAAATACATCGAGCTGCAGGACGCCTACAAATCCGTCTATGAGTCGCTGGCCCACGCCGGCATCGCCAACCACTGCCGCGTGAACGTCGTGCGCGTGGACGCCGAGGAGCTCGAGACCGCGGCCGGACTGAAGCAACTCAGCAAGCTGGATGGCATTCTGGTCCCCGGTGGCTTCGGCAACCGTGGCATTGAGGGCAAGATCGCCGCTGCCGGCTACGCCCGGAAGAACAAGATTCCTTACTACGGCCTCTGCCTCGGCCTGCAGGTCGCGATGATCGAGTTCGCCCGCAATGTGCTCGGCCTGAAAAAGGCCAACTCGATGGAAATCGACCCGCAGACGACCGAGCCGGTGGTCGTGCTGATGGACGAGCAGCGCAACGTCGTCGCCAAGGGCGGCACCATGCGCCTTGGCGCCTACGAGACCAAGCTCAAGCCCGGCACGCTCGCCCGCAAGGCCTACGGCACCGAGAGCGTCTCCGAACGCCACCGCCACCGTTACGAGGTGAACAACGACTACATCGAGCGCTTCGAGAAGGCGGGCATGATCATCTCCGGCTGGAATCCCAAGCGCGGTCTCGTCGAGATCGGCGAATTGAAGGACCACCCGTGGTTCCTCGGCGTGCAGTGCCACCCCGAGTTCCAGTCCAAGCCCAACCGCGCCCACCCGCTCTTTGCCGCCTTCATCGCCGCCGCGATCAAGCGGAAGAAGAAGGGCTAA
- a CDS encoding RsmE family RNA methyltransferase, translating into MPDFRAYSPDVPAGAAEIRLSPEESHHLVVVNRCSRGDLVVAFDGRGREWLTECADPAKHGAVLRVKSIRPAATRAFAISLAQALPKGATMDDIVRQATEVGAARIVPLLSERTQVHFDGDRADKKVEKWRTTAIEAAKQCGNPWLPEIVPVQKFDAFLATSGSYDLRLVASLHAGTTTLKQTLARFTAQHGHPPRHALWLVGPEGDFSPAEMTAAITAGFLPVTLGPLVLRSDTAALYALSILSNELRAD; encoded by the coding sequence ATGCCCGACTTTCGCGCCTACTCCCCCGATGTGCCCGCCGGCGCGGCGGAGATCCGGTTGTCGCCGGAGGAGAGCCATCACCTGGTTGTGGTGAACCGCTGCAGCCGGGGTGATCTGGTCGTGGCCTTCGATGGTCGCGGCCGCGAATGGCTGACCGAGTGCGCCGATCCCGCCAAGCACGGCGCCGTGCTGCGAGTGAAGTCAATCCGGCCGGCCGCGACACGCGCGTTCGCGATCAGCCTTGCGCAGGCGCTGCCGAAGGGTGCGACGATGGACGACATCGTCCGCCAGGCCACGGAGGTCGGTGCCGCGCGCATCGTGCCGCTCCTCAGCGAGCGCACCCAGGTCCACTTCGATGGCGACCGTGCGGACAAAAAAGTCGAGAAATGGCGCACGACCGCCATCGAGGCCGCGAAGCAGTGCGGCAACCCGTGGTTGCCGGAAATCGTGCCCGTTCAGAAATTCGACGCGTTTCTCGCCACCAGCGGCAGCTACGACTTGCGCCTGGTCGCCAGCCTGCACGCGGGCACGACGACCCTGAAGCAGACGCTCGCCCGCTTCACCGCCCAGCACGGTCACCCGCCGCGCCACGCCCTCTGGCTGGTCGGCCCCGAAGGAGATTTCTCGCCCGCCGAGATGACCGCCGCGATCACCGCCGGCTTCCTGCCCGTGACCCTCGGCCCGTTGGTGCTGCGCAGCGACACCGCCGCGCTCTACGCGTTGAGCATCCTGAGCAACGAACTCCGAGCAGATTGA